The Sporomusaceae bacterium FL31 genome contains a region encoding:
- the aksA_1 gene encoding homocitrate synthase codes for MGQEEQEAMKLILAAPLKATVFAWNRARSEDIMASVECGFSFLHISIPISDLHIYHKLKTSREKVLKQLEETVNLAKSFGCQVSIGAEDASRSSAEQFLQVAELAARLGALRIRYADTIGCLDPFKTYEQIAAVSKLCPIPIEFHGHNDFGLATANTLAACQAGSQYISTTIAGIGERAGNASMEEVIQALNLNGCRDPHVDTNKISQLVKMVNKLLDRSNGEFFSPNYKTDVDFFQGLHKCN; via the coding sequence ATGGGGCAAGAAGAGCAAGAGGCTATGAAGCTGATCCTTGCAGCTCCGTTAAAAGCTACTGTTTTTGCTTGGAATAGAGCAAGAAGTGAAGATATCATGGCTTCTGTTGAGTGCGGTTTTTCCTTTTTGCATATCTCGATACCAATTTCTGATTTGCACATTTATCACAAACTAAAAACCAGTAGGGAAAAGGTTCTAAAACAACTAGAGGAAACTGTGAATCTAGCGAAAAGTTTTGGCTGTCAAGTTTCTATAGGTGCTGAAGATGCGTCGCGATCTAGTGCTGAGCAGTTTTTACAAGTAGCAGAATTGGCTGCTAGACTCGGCGCCCTACGCATTCGCTATGCAGATACAATTGGCTGTCTAGACCCTTTTAAAACTTATGAGCAAATCGCAGCAGTTTCGAAACTGTGTCCGATCCCGATTGAGTTTCATGGACACAATGATTTTGGGTTAGCGACTGCCAATACTCTGGCAGCCTGCCAAGCTGGTTCCCAATATATTAGTACAACAATTGCCGGAATCGGAGAAAGAGCTGGCAATGCATCCATGGAAGAAGTCATTCAGGCACTTAATTTAAATGGTTGTCGTGACCCGCATGTCGATACTAATAAGATAAGCCAGCTTGTTAAAATGGTTAACAAGCTGCTGGATCGATCTAATGGGGAGTTTTTCTCACCTAATTACAAAACAGATGTGGATTTTTTTCAAGGTCTCCATAAATGTAATTAA
- a CDS encoding nitrogenase cofactor biosynthesis protein NifB, translated as MSCGGCTDKKEFPMAASTSEQTAKHPCYSKDAHNKYARMHLPVAPHCNISCNYCNRKFNCVNESRPGVTSEVLTPADAKRKFDMVKEKVDHLSVVGIAGPGDALANWPETRESIERIKESNPEIVFCLSTNGLMLPDYAQEIVDLNIHHVTVTVNCIDPEIGAKLYKFVNYRGQRLTGIEAAKTLLENQLKGIEYLVKHGVLVKINIVMVKGINDHHIPEVVQKVKEMGVFVTNIMPLIPAPGSVFETMPQTSMKEINNMRTHCEQYLPQMRHCQQCRADAIGLLGQDRSNEFRLNPAPVEPPVVRSLPKQYKIAVTTKYGRLVDQHFGHAEEFLIYQGSKGKFKLIETRKVEKYCHGMEHCNETETMRDLTINTIKDCDAVLTMRIGFQAQKRLLKKGILSIEFCDTIENGLNYTVQQLNTIIKAM; from the coding sequence ATGAGTTGTGGCGGCTGTACCGATAAAAAAGAGTTTCCAATGGCGGCTTCGACAAGTGAGCAAACCGCAAAGCATCCTTGTTATTCGAAAGATGCTCATAACAAATATGCCCGCATGCATTTGCCGGTTGCTCCGCACTGTAATATTAGCTGTAACTATTGCAATCGAAAATTCAACTGTGTGAATGAAAGTCGCCCTGGTGTCACCAGCGAGGTGCTTACCCCTGCAGATGCCAAGCGCAAGTTTGATATGGTAAAGGAGAAAGTCGATCATCTCAGTGTTGTTGGAATTGCGGGACCTGGCGATGCGCTGGCAAACTGGCCGGAAACCCGTGAATCGATTGAACGTATTAAAGAAAGTAATCCGGAAATTGTTTTCTGTTTATCAACAAATGGACTGATGCTGCCTGATTATGCCCAGGAAATTGTGGATCTTAATATTCATCATGTAACAGTCACAGTGAACTGTATCGATCCTGAAATTGGCGCAAAGCTTTATAAATTTGTCAATTATCGCGGACAAAGGCTTACTGGTATCGAGGCAGCCAAAACGCTGCTTGAGAACCAATTAAAAGGGATCGAGTATCTGGTCAAGCATGGAGTACTAGTGAAAATTAATATCGTTATGGTTAAAGGGATTAATGACCATCACATTCCTGAAGTTGTCCAAAAGGTTAAAGAGATGGGTGTGTTTGTTACGAACATTATGCCGCTTATCCCAGCACCAGGCAGTGTGTTTGAGACAATGCCGCAGACTAGTATGAAAGAAATTAATAACATGAGAACTCATTGTGAACAATATTTGCCGCAAATGCGTCACTGTCAGCAATGCCGGGCTGATGCAATTGGCCTGTTAGGTCAAGATCGTTCTAATGAATTCCGCCTAAATCCTGCTCCTGTCGAACCACCTGTTGTCCGTTCTTTGCCTAAGCAATATAAAATTGCCGTAACTACTAAGTATGGGCGTTTGGTTGATCAACATTTTGGTCATGCTGAGGAATTTCTCATCTATCAAGGAAGTAAAGGGAAGTTCAAACTCATTGAAACTCGTAAAGTGGAAAAATATTGTCATGGTATGGAGCATTGCAATGAGACCGAAACCATGCGTGATTTGACTATTAATACCATCAAAGACTGTGATGCGGTATTAACCATGCGGATAGGCTTTCAAGCTCAAAAAAGACTGCTTAAAAAAGGTATTCTAAGTATTGAATTTTGTGACACCATTGAAAATGGTCTCAATTATACCGTTCAACAACTAAATACAATCATAAAAGCGATGTAA
- the hymB gene encoding NADH dehydrogenase, translating into MNKPKHHIFVCVSSRINGQLKGTCHTKDGLAIMEKFMEEIEERELGGEVFITNTGCFSICGQGPIVVVYPDNVWYGQVTPADVEEIMDSHIEGGNIVKRLEI; encoded by the coding sequence GTGAATAAACCTAAACACCATATTTTTGTCTGTGTCAGCTCACGAATTAACGGTCAATTGAAAGGTACCTGTCATACTAAAGACGGTTTAGCGATTATGGAAAAATTTATGGAAGAGATTGAAGAACGAGAACTTGGCGGCGAAGTGTTTATTACAAACACCGGCTGTTTCAGCATCTGTGGACAGGGGCCAATTGTTGTCGTCTATCCGGATAATGTCTGGTACGGCCAAGTAACCCCGGCTGATGTGGAAGAAATTATGGATTCACATATTGAAGGCGGCAACATTGTTAAGCGATTAGAAATTTAA
- a CDS encoding nitrogenase cofactor biosynthesis protein NifB: MGLETTNYRNVNENPCSMCMPMGAILPFKGIEQAMVILHGSQGCSTYMRRHIAEHFNEPVDVGSSSLNEKGTVYGGEGNLKKALDNIIKVYEPKMIGVLTTCLAETIGEDVRRITIDYAKERGITDLPIVSVPTPGYGGNHPEGYFLAVRNIVEALTEKTTPHQKVNIIIPNISPADIRELKRILNLMEVEYILLPDISDTLDRPYEKPYTKIAKGGTKIADIKAMGGAVATIQMGITVADELSPGKYLADAYGVPLYNLPIPIGIENTDLLMNKLSEITGKSCPDNIKDERGRLLDTMIDSHKYNFQGRSVVFGEPELVYAVAKTCFENGIYPLVIASGSKNDKIRQLLSAEIELSPEPVEVLNEADFMQIRASSRKAGVNIAIGHSDGRYLTEKEGIPLVRLGFPIHDRVGGQRLLSIGYTGTAMLLDRITNTLLENKYKTYRSVMKKKYFRDSNKRIAGES; the protein is encoded by the coding sequence AGGCAATGGTGATTTTACACGGGTCGCAGGGCTGTAGTACTTATATGCGGCGGCATATTGCCGAACATTTTAACGAACCTGTTGATGTGGGGTCCTCGTCGCTTAACGAAAAAGGGACGGTTTACGGCGGAGAAGGCAATTTAAAGAAAGCTTTAGATAACATTATTAAAGTTTATGAGCCCAAAATGATTGGGGTACTCACCACTTGTTTGGCCGAAACCATCGGTGAAGATGTCCGGCGCATTACAATAGATTATGCGAAGGAACGCGGCATTACTGACTTACCGATTGTGTCAGTGCCTACACCAGGGTACGGCGGCAACCATCCGGAAGGATATTTCCTGGCGGTAAGAAATATCGTAGAAGCACTTACTGAAAAGACAACGCCTCATCAGAAAGTGAATATCATTATTCCTAATATTAGTCCTGCCGATATACGTGAGTTAAAACGAATCCTCAATCTCATGGAAGTCGAGTATATTCTTCTTCCCGATATTTCAGATACTTTAGACCGGCCTTATGAAAAACCATATACAAAGATAGCCAAAGGCGGCACCAAAATCGCAGATATAAAAGCAATGGGTGGAGCAGTGGCCACAATCCAAATGGGGATTACAGTGGCTGACGAATTGTCACCCGGCAAATATCTTGCTGATGCCTATGGGGTGCCGCTTTATAATTTGCCCATCCCGATTGGTATTGAGAATACCGACCTATTGATGAATAAGCTTAGCGAGATTACTGGTAAGTCTTGTCCTGACAATATCAAAGATGAGCGTGGCCGTTTATTAGATACGATGATCGATTCGCACAAGTATAACTTTCAGGGACGCTCGGTGGTTTTTGGCGAGCCGGAATTAGTCTATGCGGTAGCAAAAACCTGTTTTGAGAATGGAATTTATCCCTTAGTTATTGCGAGTGGCAGTAAAAATGATAAAATCCGTCAACTGTTAAGTGCTGAGATCGAACTTTCGCCGGAACCCGTAGAAGTGCTAAATGAAGCGGATTTTATGCAAATTAGGGCAAGCAGCCGTAAAGCAGGCGTTAATATTGCAATTGGTCATTCCGATGGTCGCTATCTGACAGAAAAAGAGGGTATTCCGCTGGTGCGGCTAGGTTTTCCAATTCATGACCGGGTAGGCGGACAGCGCTTATTATCGATCGGTTACACAGGAACTGCGATGCTGTTAGACAGGATCACCAATACGTTATTAGAAAATAAGTATAAAACTTATCGCAGTGTGATGAAGAAAAAATATTTCAGAGATTCGAATAAAAGAATCGCTGGTGAAAGTTGA
- the aksA_2 gene encoding homocitrate synthase, with the protein MLKPPIFVDQTINQGLKQNLIADKLAELVRFISEIRLDYADISVANWQGISRNSVLPMEKFRGVIEPCCQQVILASNLGFRTVNMVVFCRRDLNSHAIEMALATAKTLGLSVVLQIRNASEFAVQALIGFVKQVNLAHVDTVLYCDEGSLLDPFVTYKTLTELKEKLSVDLEFCAHNNRGLATANTLAALKAGVCKVSAAVAGIDSFAAFEEILLAYKFLLNQPIEITKKLAQLSKEVLGCLGREVPMNKPIIGSNVFAHESGIHVDGVIKNPDLYEPFSPEIVGLSRKLVIGKHSGTASLKAKFRSWNMPLNDFDAALLLGIVRKKAISQRSSLNDCQLIDLYYEMSGQLQGFEAGGDEICRAEKKYTLSIQRYGMANKRPVLFSQRRKSLQ; encoded by the coding sequence ATGCTTAAGCCGCCTATTTTTGTTGATCAAACCATTAATCAAGGATTAAAACAAAATTTAATAGCTGATAAATTGGCAGAATTAGTGCGGTTTATTTCCGAAATCCGGTTAGACTATGCTGACATTAGTGTTGCAAACTGGCAAGGGATTAGCAGAAATTCAGTACTGCCTATGGAGAAATTTCGCGGTGTTATTGAGCCTTGCTGTCAGCAAGTTATTCTTGCCAGCAATTTAGGATTTAGGACAGTCAATATGGTTGTGTTTTGCCGACGTGATCTAAATAGTCATGCCATTGAAATGGCATTAGCAACGGCTAAGACACTTGGTTTGTCGGTGGTTTTGCAAATTCGCAACGCCTCAGAATTTGCCGTTCAAGCGCTTATTGGGTTTGTTAAACAAGTCAATTTGGCTCATGTTGATACTGTTCTGTATTGTGATGAAGGCAGTCTGCTTGATCCATTCGTTACTTACAAAACCTTAACAGAACTAAAAGAAAAACTTTCAGTAGATTTGGAATTTTGTGCCCATAATAATAGGGGATTAGCGACAGCTAATACTTTAGCAGCCTTAAAGGCCGGAGTTTGTAAAGTAAGCGCTGCCGTCGCAGGAATAGACAGCTTTGCTGCATTTGAAGAAATATTACTTGCCTACAAATTTTTACTCAATCAGCCTATTGAGATAACAAAAAAGCTGGCTCAGCTGTCTAAAGAGGTTTTAGGTTGTTTAGGGAGAGAAGTCCCTATGAATAAGCCGATTATTGGCAGTAATGTCTTTGCTCATGAATCAGGCATTCACGTTGACGGTGTTATCAAAAACCCTGATCTCTATGAGCCGTTTTCACCTGAGATAGTTGGTTTATCGCGGAAACTTGTTATTGGTAAGCATTCGGGCACGGCTTCATTGAAAGCCAAATTTCGTAGTTGGAATATGCCGCTCAATGATTTCGATGCTGCGCTATTACTTGGAATCGTCAGAAAGAAAGCAATCAGTCAAAGAAGTTCATTAAATGATTGCCAACTGATTGATTTATATTATGAAATGTCAGGACAACTGCAAGGTTTTGAGGCAGGAGGTGACGAAATATGCAGAGCGGAAAAGAAGTACACATTGTCGATACAACGCTACGGGATGGCGAACAAGCGGCCGGTATTGTTTTCTCAGCGCCGGAAAAGCTTGCAATAG